A single Curtobacterium sp. MCSS17_015 DNA region contains:
- a CDS encoding alpha/beta hydrolase — translation MSLVPEAPRPRVVMSPDGVPLATYDFGAPDAPAVLAVHGFASGAVLNWHASGWTRDLVRAGHRVIAFDQRGHGASGKPHDPRSYSMDLLVDDVTAVVDTYLLDDVTFLGYSLGARVGWHAAERMSDRVSRAVLGGIPDADPMRRVRVDQAWAYITDGTPVEDRVTNGYLTMAANVEGNDLRALVAMVEGMRDSVEPTPANAPTQPLLLAAGSEDGIKDSAVRLAATAPHATFVEIPGRNHFNAPTSRHFRQAAIAFLGERD, via the coding sequence ATGTCACTCGTCCCCGAAGCGCCCCGTCCCCGCGTCGTCATGTCCCCGGACGGCGTGCCGCTCGCCACCTACGACTTCGGTGCCCCCGACGCACCCGCCGTCCTCGCCGTGCACGGCTTCGCGTCCGGAGCTGTCCTCAACTGGCACGCCTCGGGGTGGACGCGGGACCTCGTGCGTGCCGGACACCGCGTGATCGCGTTCGACCAGCGCGGCCACGGCGCCAGCGGGAAGCCGCACGACCCGCGCAGCTACTCCATGGACCTGCTCGTCGACGACGTCACCGCTGTCGTCGACACCTACCTGCTGGACGACGTCACGTTCCTCGGGTACTCCCTCGGCGCCCGCGTCGGGTGGCACGCCGCCGAGCGGATGTCCGACCGGGTTTCCCGTGCGGTGCTCGGCGGCATCCCCGACGCCGACCCGATGCGCCGCGTCCGCGTCGACCAGGCGTGGGCGTACATCACGGACGGCACGCCGGTCGAGGACCGCGTCACGAACGGCTACCTCACGATGGCGGCGAACGTCGAGGGCAACGACCTCCGTGCGCTCGTGGCGATGGTCGAGGGCATGCGCGACAGCGTCGAGCCGACCCCCGCGAACGCGCCGACGCAGCCGCTGCTGCTCGCCGCCGGCAGCGAGGACGGGATCAAGGACAGCGCCGTGCGGCTCGCCGCGACCGCGCCGCACGCGACCTTCGTCGAGATCCCGGGGCGGAACCACTTCAATGCCCCGACGTCGCGGCACTTCCGCCAGGCGGCGATCGCGTTCCTGGGGGAGCGGGACTGA